Proteins from a single region of Longimicrobiales bacterium:
- the rplV gene encoding 50S ribosomal protein L22: MKAKAIARYVRMSPRKARLVVDQIRGKSVNEAYAILQYSKKGAAESVSKTLRSAVANAQDKSQDEGTLVDVDELMVAAAFVDEGPTLKRWRARAQGRAAPIRKRTSHITVVVDTKDN; this comes from the coding sequence ATGAAAGCCAAAGCGATCGCACGGTACGTCCGAATGAGCCCCCGCAAGGCGCGGCTCGTGGTGGACCAGATCCGTGGAAAGTCGGTGAACGAGGCGTACGCCATTCTTCAATACTCGAAGAAAGGTGCAGCTGAGTCGGTCAGTAAGACGCTCCGCTCTGCCGTGGCCAACGCCCAGGACAAGTCGCAAGACGAGGGTACGCTCGTGGATGTAGACGAGCTGATGGTGGCCGCCGCCTTTGTAGATGAAGGTCCGACGCTCAAGCGCTGGCGCGCGCGCGCCCAGGGCAGAGCTGCCCCGATCCGTAAGCGGACGAGCCACATCACTGTGGTCGTCGACACGAAGGACAACTGA
- the rpsC gene encoding 30S ribosomal protein S3 produces the protein MGQKTHPVGFRLGIVKDWKSRWYAERDFPRLLKEDETIRMYLRRRLGHAALAQVEIERKPSKIVVTLHTARPGVVIGKRGAEVDKLRDELAMVTDSEISVNVEEIKRPEADAYLVAENIAHQLSQRISFRRAMKRAVQNAMRAGAEGIKIQCAGRLGGAEIARTEGYNEGRVPLHTLRADIDYASLPAFTTYGVVGVKCWIFKGEVVEERRGRTYSTGS, from the coding sequence ATGGGACAAAAGACTCATCCGGTTGGATTCCGGCTCGGGATCGTCAAAGACTGGAAGTCGCGCTGGTACGCCGAGCGTGATTTCCCTCGCCTCCTCAAAGAGGACGAGACGATCCGTATGTATCTCCGCCGCCGTCTTGGGCACGCCGCTCTTGCGCAGGTGGAGATCGAGCGTAAGCCGAGCAAGATCGTCGTTACGCTGCATACCGCACGGCCGGGTGTCGTGATTGGTAAGCGTGGCGCTGAGGTCGACAAGCTTCGCGACGAGCTCGCGATGGTGACAGACTCAGAGATCTCCGTGAACGTCGAGGAGATCAAGCGTCCGGAAGCCGATGCTTATCTCGTTGCCGAGAACATTGCACATCAGCTCAGTCAGCGGATTTCGTTCCGTCGCGCCATGAAGCGTGCGGTGCAGAACGCGATGCGTGCCGGCGCGGAAGGCATCAAGATCCAGTGCGCGGGTCGCCTGGGTGGTGCTGAGATTGCTCGGACCGAGGGTTACAATGAAGGCCGCGTGCCGTTGCACACGCTGCGTGCGGATATCGATTACGCGTCGTTGCCTGCGTTCACTACGTACGGCGTCGTTGGCGTAAAGTGCTGGATTTTCAAGGGTGAAGTCGTGGAAGAGCGGCGTGGCCGCACTTACTCGACAGGCTCCTGA
- the rplP gene encoding 50S ribosomal protein L16, which yields MLAPKRVRRRKTHKGRMRGSAHRGSKVSFGEYGLMAMEPTWITNRQIESARVAMTRHIKRGGKVWIRIFPDKPITSKPAETRMGKGKGNPDGWVAVVRPGRIMFELEGISEDVAQRAMELAAAKLPIKCKFVVRERQL from the coding sequence ATGCTTGCACCGAAAAGAGTAAGACGCCGTAAGACCCATAAGGGTCGGATGCGTGGTTCAGCGCATCGCGGAAGTAAGGTGTCCTTCGGCGAATATGGCCTCATGGCCATGGAGCCGACTTGGATCACCAACCGGCAGATCGAGTCTGCGCGTGTTGCGATGACGCGACACATCAAGCGTGGCGGTAAGGTCTGGATCCGGATCTTCCCCGATAAGCCGATCACGTCGAAGCCTGCTGAGACGCGCATGGGGAAGGGTAAGGGTAACCCGGACGGTTGGGTGGCCGTTGTGAGGCCCGGACGAATCATGTTCGAGCTCGAAGGCATTTCGGAAGACGTAGCGCAGCGCGCCATGGAGCTCGCTGCTGCCAAGCTGCCCATCAAGTGCAAGTTCGTAGTACGCGAACGGCAGCTTTAG
- the rplX gene encoding 50S ribosomal protein L24, whose amino-acid sequence MAADKHQIMKGDRVRVIRGNDRDVEGTVLEVLKDAGRVRVEGVNMRKRHTRPSEANPDGGILTFEAAVHMSNVMLVDPATETASRVRMRVEEDGTKERIAIKTGNPVPRPR is encoded by the coding sequence ATGGCCGCGGACAAACATCAGATCATGAAAGGTGACCGAGTTCGCGTCATTCGCGGGAACGACCGCGATGTCGAAGGCACGGTCCTCGAGGTTCTGAAAGATGCAGGCCGGGTCCGTGTCGAGGGCGTGAATATGCGCAAGCGTCACACCCGTCCGAGTGAGGCCAACCCTGACGGGGGGATCCTCACGTTTGAAGCCGCAGTACACATGTCGAACGTCATGCTCGTCGACCCAGCGACCGAGACCGCAAGCCGAGTTCGGATGCGTGTTGAGGAAGATGGGACGAAAGAGCGCATCGCGATCAAAACGGGTAACCCCGTTCCGCGGCCTCGGTAG
- the rpsS gene encoding 30S ribosomal protein S19 — translation MPRSVKKGPFISEKLLLKIDDMNSRNEKKVIKTWSRASTISPDFVGHTLAVHNGNKFIPVYVTENMVGHKLGEFAPTRLFRGHSGKLADKRVGR, via the coding sequence ATGCCGCGTAGTGTAAAGAAAGGTCCGTTTATCAGTGAGAAGCTTCTTCTCAAAATTGACGACATGAACAGTCGTAATGAGAAGAAGGTGATCAAGACATGGTCTCGTGCTTCTACGATCTCTCCGGATTTCGTAGGACACACGTTGGCTGTGCACAACGGCAACAAGTTCATTCCCGTGTACGTCACGGAGAACATGGTCGGTCACAAGCTTGGTGAGTTCGCTCCGACCCGGTTGTTTCGGGGTCACAGCGGTAAGCTCGCCGACAAGCGCGTTGGCCGGTAA
- the rplB gene encoding 50S ribosomal protein L2, which translates to MGIKKFKPMTPGQRTRSVLDNEILTRKGPEKSLTESLFSSAGRNHHGRITVRRRGGGHKRKYRIIDFKRRKHGVPAIVKEIEYDPNRTANIALICYEDGEKTYIIHPKGLNVGDTVMSGPDADVRIGSTMPLGLIPLGTSVHCIELKPGKGAQMARSAGASVKVVAKEGDYVTLRLPSTEVRRVRKECMATIGEVGNSDHELTVIGKAGANRWRGKRPKVRGVAMNPVDHPLGGGEGRSSGGRPPVSPWGKPEGKKTRNKKKESTKYIVRGRKRGKATQS; encoded by the coding sequence ATGGGAATCAAAAAATTCAAACCGATGACTCCGGGTCAACGGACGCGCTCGGTTCTCGACAACGAGATCCTGACGCGTAAGGGGCCGGAGAAGTCGTTGACGGAGTCGCTGTTTTCGAGTGCTGGTCGCAATCACCACGGTCGCATTACCGTGCGCCGTCGTGGTGGTGGTCATAAGCGGAAGTACAGGATCATCGACTTCAAGCGTCGGAAGCATGGTGTGCCAGCGATTGTGAAAGAGATTGAGTACGATCCGAATCGCACGGCGAACATCGCTCTGATTTGTTATGAGGATGGTGAGAAGACCTACATCATCCATCCGAAGGGGCTGAACGTCGGGGATACCGTAATGTCGGGGCCCGACGCGGATGTCCGTATCGGATCAACCATGCCTCTCGGCTTGATTCCGCTCGGTACTTCGGTGCACTGCATCGAATTGAAGCCGGGCAAGGGTGCTCAGATGGCCCGTTCGGCTGGTGCATCGGTGAAGGTGGTCGCGAAGGAAGGCGACTACGTGACGCTGCGCCTGCCGTCCACCGAAGTTCGCCGTGTTCGGAAAGAGTGCATGGCCACGATTGGCGAGGTCGGTAACTCCGACCATGAGCTGACCGTGATCGGAAAGGCCGGTGCCAACCGTTGGCGTGGTAAGCGTCCGAAGGTCCGCGGTGTAGCAATGAACCCCGTCGACCACCCGCTCGGTGGTGGTGAGGGTCGTTCTTCCGGTGGACGTCCCCCGGTTTCCCCTTGGGGCAAGCCAGAGGGCAAGAAGACGCGAAACAAAAAGAAAGAATCGACGAAATACATCGTGCGCGGCCGCAAGCGCGGCAAAGCCACGCAGTCGTAG
- the rplF gene encoding 50S ribosomal protein L6 has protein sequence MSRIGKMPIEILKGVDAKWADGTLNIKGPKGTLSLDVHPDMAVKIEEAEIRVERPSEQKNHRALHGLTRSLIQNMVTGVTDGFSKTLEIIGVGYKAETKGKSVTLNLGFSHQINYVPVDGVSVECPNQTTMVVSGIDKQKVGQTAAELRSFRPPEPYKGKGVRYQGEHVRRKAGKTAGA, from the coding sequence ATGTCGCGTATTGGAAAGATGCCCATCGAGATCCTGAAAGGGGTCGACGCCAAGTGGGCAGATGGCACGCTGAACATTAAGGGGCCGAAGGGGACACTCTCCCTGGACGTGCACCCGGACATGGCGGTGAAGATCGAAGAGGCCGAGATCCGCGTTGAGCGGCCCTCGGAGCAGAAGAACCACCGTGCATTGCACGGACTGACACGCTCGCTGATCCAGAACATGGTCACGGGTGTCACGGACGGGTTCAGCAAAACCCTCGAGATTATCGGTGTCGGGTACAAAGCCGAAACGAAGGGGAAGAGTGTCACGCTCAACCTCGGCTTCAGCCACCAGATTAACTACGTACCCGTAGACGGCGTGTCGGTCGAGTGCCCGAACCAGACCACTATGGTCGTGTCGGGAATCGACAAACAGAAAGTGGGCCAGACAGCAGCAGAGCTGCGGTCGTTCCGGCCGCCCGAGCCATACAAAGGCAAAGGTGTTCGGTACCAAGGTGAACATGTCCGGCGTAAGGCCGGTAAGACCGCCGGAGCGTAA
- the rplR gene encoding 50S ribosomal protein L18, which translates to MIIKQNKLNKSRQLQRKRRHFRVRNKVNGTAERPRLVVFRSLKHIEGQLVNDDEGQTIVGLSTLTADMKDFVAEGSHKRVEQAFEAGKLLAAAAISKGIEAVVFDRGGYKYHGRVQAFADGARKGGLKF; encoded by the coding sequence ATGATAATCAAGCAGAACAAGCTCAATAAGAGCAGGCAGCTTCAGCGTAAGCGGCGCCACTTCCGAGTGCGGAACAAAGTCAACGGCACGGCTGAGAGGCCCCGCTTGGTTGTCTTCCGCTCCTTGAAGCACATCGAGGGTCAGCTCGTCAACGATGACGAAGGGCAGACAATCGTGGGGCTCTCGACGCTGACAGCAGACATGAAGGACTTCGTTGCTGAAGGAAGTCACAAGCGGGTGGAGCAGGCTTTCGAGGCCGGTAAGCTCCTTGCCGCCGCAGCGATATCCAAAGGAATCGAAGCCGTGGTGTTCGACCGCGGTGGATACAAATACCACGGCAGGGTGCAAGCCTTCGCAGATGGCGCTCGCAAGGGAGGCTTGAAGTTCTGA
- the rplE gene encoding 50S ribosomal protein L5 — translation MELRLKNHYENYVRPSLQKEFGFVNAHQIPKVEKVVLNVGVGEASKDQKMLESVITELGIITGQKPLVNRARKSISNFSLREGMPVGASVTLRGEKMWAFMDRLISTAIPRVRDFRGLKTKSFDGRGNYTMGVREQIIFPEINYDDVRSIHGMDITVVTTTNKDDEGFALLRELGFPFRGAVPVQIGASA, via the coding sequence ATGGAATTGAGACTTAAGAATCACTACGAGAACTACGTTCGTCCGAGCCTGCAGAAAGAGTTCGGCTTCGTGAACGCGCACCAGATCCCGAAGGTGGAGAAGGTGGTTCTGAACGTAGGTGTCGGTGAAGCGTCCAAAGATCAGAAGATGCTCGAAAGCGTCATTACCGAGCTAGGCATCATTACCGGCCAGAAGCCGCTTGTGAATCGGGCCCGGAAGTCCATCTCGAACTTCTCACTCCGTGAAGGCATGCCTGTGGGCGCGTCGGTCACGTTGCGTGGAGAGAAGATGTGGGCCTTCATGGACCGACTCATCAGTACCGCGATCCCACGTGTACGTGACTTCAGGGGCTTGAAGACCAAGTCCTTCGACGGTCGCGGCAACTACACGATGGGTGTGCGTGAGCAGATCATCTTCCCCGAGATCAACTACGACGACGTTCGTTCGATCCACGGGATGGATATCACGGTGGTAACCACCACCAATAAAGATGACGAGGGTTTCGCCTTGCTACGTGAGCTTGGCTTCCCCTTCCGTGGGGCCGTGCCGGTGCAGATCGGCGCCTCCGCTTAA
- a CDS encoding type Z 30S ribosomal protein S14: protein MARKALVEKANGPQKFSVRHRNRCQRCGRPRAFLRKFGLCRICFREKSLRGEIPGVRKSSW, encoded by the coding sequence ATGGCCAGAAAGGCACTCGTCGAGAAAGCAAACGGCCCGCAGAAGTTCAGCGTGCGCCATCGCAACCGTTGTCAACGCTGTGGGAGGCCTCGTGCCTTTCTGCGGAAGTTTGGCCTTTGCCGGATTTGTTTCCGGGAGAAGTCACTCCGTGGTGAAATCCCCGGTGTCCGCAAGTCGAGCTGGTAG
- the rpsH gene encoding 30S ribosomal protein S8 → MMTDPIADMLTRIRNAGQASHKWVDMPVSKNKIEIARLLEESHFVHGHKVLQDGRFGVLRVYLKYFEDKPVIRHLERVSRPGRRRYVGKDEIPRVRNGLGMAILSTSAGMLSDRAARSAGVGGEVMARVW, encoded by the coding sequence ATGATGACCGACCCAATCGCGGACATGCTTACCCGCATTCGGAACGCCGGACAGGCGTCCCACAAGTGGGTAGATATGCCCGTATCAAAAAATAAGATCGAGATTGCACGGTTGCTCGAAGAGAGTCACTTCGTGCATGGCCACAAGGTGCTGCAAGACGGCCGCTTCGGGGTGCTTCGGGTTTACCTGAAGTATTTTGAGGACAAGCCCGTCATTCGGCACCTGGAGCGGGTTTCCCGTCCTGGCCGACGTCGTTACGTCGGAAAAGATGAGATTCCCCGGGTACGTAATGGTCTCGGAATGGCAATCCTTTCGACTTCGGCCGGGATGCTCTCCGACCGCGCGGCGCGTAGCGCCGGCGTGGGCGGCGAGGTCATGGCGCGAGTCTGGTAG
- the rplN gene encoding 50S ribosomal protein L14: MIQQESILRIADNTGAKSALCIRVLGGSGRRYAGVGDVIVATVKDAIPNAGIKKGEVVQAVVVRTAKETRRRDGTYIRFEDNAAVIINPQGEPRGTRIFGPVGRELREKKYMKIVSLAPEVL; this comes from the coding sequence ATGATTCAGCAGGAATCCATCCTACGGATCGCCGACAACACCGGCGCCAAATCGGCACTCTGTATCAGAGTGCTCGGTGGCTCGGGTCGTCGGTACGCCGGAGTGGGCGACGTGATCGTCGCCACGGTGAAGGACGCGATCCCGAATGCGGGTATCAAGAAGGGTGAGGTGGTTCAGGCGGTTGTAGTTCGAACGGCTAAGGAGACCCGTCGTCGTGACGGGACTTACATCCGCTTCGAAGACAATGCGGCTGTGATCATCAACCCGCAGGGCGAGCCCCGCGGAACCCGGATCTTTGGCCCGGTGGGTCGAGAGCTTCGCGAGAAGAAGTATATGAAGATCGTTTCCCTTGCTCCCGAGGTGCTCTAA
- the rplW gene encoding 50S ribosomal protein L23 — protein MRDAYDVIIEPVITEKTTEQMEINSVYTFVVSKDANKIEIGQAVEKLWDVSVKDVRTMRYAGKQRRSSMARMAKNASSGRRPSYKKAVVQLAEGEHIELYEAG, from the coding sequence ATGCGTGATGCATACGACGTCATCATCGAGCCGGTGATCACTGAGAAGACCACCGAGCAGATGGAAATCAACAGCGTCTACACGTTTGTCGTGAGCAAAGATGCGAACAAGATCGAGATCGGGCAGGCTGTCGAGAAGCTTTGGGACGTCAGCGTGAAAGACGTTCGGACCATGCGTTACGCCGGGAAGCAGCGGCGCTCGAGCATGGCCCGCATGGCTAAAAATGCGAGCAGCGGTCGCCGCCCGTCCTACAAGAAGGCTGTGGTGCAGCTCGCCGAAGGCGAGCACATCGAGCTCTACGAGGCCGGCTGA
- the rpmC gene encoding 50S ribosomal protein L29 codes for MKADDIRDWDNTEINARLKELKEERFKMRFTSSMMELENPSLPGQIKRDIARLKTVQRERQLAENA; via the coding sequence ATGAAGGCCGATGACATCCGCGATTGGGACAACACAGAGATCAACGCCCGGCTCAAAGAACTCAAGGAAGAGCGGTTCAAAATGCGCTTCACGAGTTCGATGATGGAGCTCGAGAACCCGAGCTTGCCAGGTCAGATCAAGCGCGACATCGCGCGTCTCAAGACCGTCCAGCGTGAGCGACAGCTCGCGGAGAACGCGTGA